Part of the Chloroflexia bacterium SDU3-3 genome, CATCGGGCAGGTAGAGAAGGCGCTGGTGACGGCGTACCGCCGCACGCTAGGCAATAACCCACCGCCGATCGAGATTAATGTCCGCCTCGACCCCGCCACCGGCTCGTGGCGCGTGTTCGCCGAGAAGCAGGTGGTGGATGAGGTGTTCGACGACCGCTTCGAGGTCGATATCGAGCACGCCAAAAAGTTTAAGGCCGACGTCGAGATGGGCGAGACCATTATGGTCGAAAGCACGCCCAACGACTTCGGGCGAATCGCCGCGCAGACGGCCAAGCAGGTGGTGCTGCAGGGCATCAAAGAGGTCGAGCGCGAGCATGTCTACGGCGAGTACCTGGAGCGCGAGGGCGAGCTGATCACCGCCACGGTGCAGCGCATGGCCAAGGGCAATGTCATCCTTGAGATGGGCAAGGCCGAGGCCGTGCTGCCGCCCAAGGAGCAGGTGGACGGCGACCGCTACTACCACGGCCAGCGGCTCAAGGTCTACATGATGGAGATCCGGCGCGAGGAGCGCGGCCCCCGCCTGATCGTCTCGCGGGCGCACAAAAACCTGATCACGCGGCTCTTCGAGATGGAAGTGCCCGAGATCTACAACGGCACGGTCGAGATCAAGTCGATCGCCCGCGAGCCGGGGCTGCGCACCAAGGTGGCCGTGGTGGCCCGCCAAGAGGGCATCGACCCGGTCGGCTCGTGCGTGGGCATGCGGGGCATCCGCATCCAGAACATCGTAAACGAGCTGAACGGCGAGAAGATCGACGTGGTGCAGTGGTCATCCGACCCGAAAGAGTTCATCGCCAACGCGCTCTCGCCCGCCCAGGTGGTGGAGGTGCAGCTGCGCGACGACGAGCACGCCGCCACCGTGATCGTGCCCGACAAGCAGCTGTCGCTGGCCATCGGCAAAGAGGGCCAGAACGTGCGGCTGGCCGCCAAGCTCACCGGCTGGCGCATCGACATCAAGAGCGCCACCGCGCTGCTGGATGAGGAGCGCGCCGCCGCCGAGGCCCGCGAGGCCGCCGAGCACGAGCAGATGGCCACCGAGGTGGCCCTAGCCACCGCCAAGGTCGAGACCCGCAAGGTGCGGCCCGATGGCACCGTGCTCTACCAGAACCAGCGCTACGGCCCGCTGGGCGACGCCCTGATCGGCGAGGATGTGCAGCTTCGCGCCACCCCGGCGAAGATCTACATCTACCGCGACGACCGGCTGATCGCCTCGTACATGCTGATCGAAGATACCAGCGAAGAGTAGCGGACACCTACAGTACGTGCGGATCGAACTCGCTCCGTTCGATCCGCACGTGCTATGTTAGGGCCGCCCACCGATATCTATGGCAAAGCAAAAGGCCCCGCGACAGAAGCATATTCCCCAGCGGACATGCATCGCATGCCGCCAGACGGATGCCAAGCGCGGGC contains:
- the nusA gene encoding transcription termination/antitermination protein NusA, which encodes MKSDFYAAISQIAAERGIPKEAIIGQVEKALVTAYRRTLGNNPPPIEINVRLDPATGSWRVFAEKQVVDEVFDDRFEVDIEHAKKFKADVEMGETIMVESTPNDFGRIAAQTAKQVVLQGIKEVEREHVYGEYLEREGELITATVQRMAKGNVILEMGKAEAVLPPKEQVDGDRYYHGQRLKVYMMEIRREERGPRLIVSRAHKNLITRLFEMEVPEIYNGTVEIKSIAREPGLRTKVAVVARQEGIDPVGSCVGMRGIRIQNIVNELNGEKIDVVQWSSDPKEFIANALSPAQVVEVQLRDDEHAATVIVPDKQLSLAIGKEGQNVRLAAKLTGWRIDIKSATALLDEERAAAEAREAAEHEQMATEVALATAKVETRKVRPDGTVLYQNQRYGPLGDALIGEDVQLRATPAKIYIYRDDRLIASYMLIEDTSEE